Proteins from a genomic interval of Piscinibacter sp. HJYY11:
- the rpoC gene encoding DNA-directed RNA polymerase subunit beta' — MKGLLDLFRQFTPDEHFDAIKIGLASPEKIRSWSFGEVKKPETINYRTFKPERDGLFCAKIFGPIKDYECLCGKYKRLKHRGVICEKCGVEVTQTKVRRDRMGHIDLAAPCAHIWFLKSLPSRLGLVLDMTLRDIERVLYFEAYVVVDPGMTPLKKFSIMSEDDYDAKRTEFGDEFVALMGAEGVQRLLAEMDLDTEIEKLRGDMTGSELKVKKNSKRLKVMEAFKKSGIKPQWMVMNVLPVLPPDLRPLVPLDGGRFATSDLNDLYRRVINRNNRLARLLELKAPEIIVRNEKRMLQEAVDSLLDNGRRGKAMTGANKRALKSLADMIKGKSGRFRQNLLGKRVDYSGRSVIVVGPTLKLHQCGLPKLMALELFKPFIFSRLEAMGIATTIKAAKKEVESGTPVVWDILEEVIKEHPVMLNRAPTLHRLGIQAFEPVLIEGKAIQLHPLVCAAFNADFDGDQMAVHVPLSIEAQMEARTLMLASNNVLFPANGEPSIVPSQDVVLGLYYATRERINGKGEGIIFSDVVEVQRALDNGQVEITAKISVRLTEWVKNKATGEFTPETKLVDTTVGRALLSEILPKGLPFSNINKALKKKEISRLINTSFRKCGLKETVVFADKLLQSGFRLATRAGISIAIDDMLVPKEKHTLIERAEKEVKEIEQQYVSGLVTAGERYNKVVDIWGKTGDEVGKVMMSQLSKQKTTDRHGKQVDQESFNSIYMMADSGARGSAAQIRQLAGMRGLMAKPDGSIIETPITANFREGLNVLQYFISTHGARKGLADTALKTANSGYLTRRLVDVTQDLVVTEDDCGTQNGMNMRALVEGGEVIESLRDRVLGRVTAIEVQHPETSAQLVEPGRMLDEDTLDELEAAGVDEIKVRTALTCDTRFGLCAKCYGRDLGRGGVVNRGEAVGVIAAQSIGEPGTQLTMRTFHIGGAASRAAVASSVDAKSDGNVGFNATMRYVTNGKGDLVVISRSGEIIISDQHGRERERHKVPYGAVLNIKPDQAIKAGTVLANWDPLTRPIITEFAGKAKFENVEEGVTVAKQVDEITGLSTLVVIDPKRRGSTKVVRPQVKLLDVSGNEVKIPGTDHSVTIGFQVGALIQIRDGQDLAPGEVLARIPVEGQKTRDITGGLPRVAELFEARTPKDKGTLAEITGTVSFGKETKGKVRLQITDPEGKVFEELVPKEKNILVHEGQVVNKGESIVDGPADPQDILRLLGIEELARYIVDEVQDVYRLQGVKINDKHIEVIVRQMLRRVQIVNPGDSHYIANEQVERSELLDTNDRLRAEGKQIATHADVLLGITKASLSTDSFISAASFQETTRVLTEAAIMGKRDELRGLKENVIVGRLIPAGTGMAFHEARKVKEELDDAERRAIALEEAAEEMSAVDEAAAAAPAAGGEASE, encoded by the coding sequence ATGAAGGGTTTGCTGGATCTCTTCCGTCAATTCACCCCTGATGAGCATTTCGATGCCATCAAGATCGGCCTGGCCTCGCCCGAGAAGATTCGGTCGTGGTCGTTCGGCGAGGTGAAGAAGCCCGAGACGATCAACTACCGGACTTTCAAGCCGGAACGTGACGGTCTCTTCTGCGCCAAGATCTTCGGGCCGATCAAGGACTACGAGTGCCTGTGCGGCAAGTACAAGCGCCTGAAGCACCGCGGCGTGATCTGCGAGAAGTGTGGCGTCGAAGTCACCCAGACCAAGGTCCGCCGTGACCGGATGGGCCACATCGACCTGGCCGCACCGTGCGCGCACATCTGGTTCCTGAAGTCACTGCCGTCGCGTCTGGGCCTGGTGCTCGACATGACGCTGCGCGACATCGAGCGCGTGCTGTACTTCGAAGCCTATGTGGTCGTCGACCCCGGCATGACCCCGCTGAAGAAGTTCAGCATCATGTCGGAAGACGATTACGACGCGAAGCGCACCGAATTCGGCGACGAGTTCGTGGCCCTGATGGGCGCGGAAGGCGTGCAACGCCTGCTCGCCGAGATGGACCTCGACACCGAGATCGAGAAGCTGCGCGGCGACATGACCGGCTCCGAGCTCAAGGTCAAGAAGAATTCCAAGCGCCTCAAGGTGATGGAAGCCTTCAAGAAGTCGGGCATCAAGCCGCAGTGGATGGTGATGAACGTGCTGCCCGTGCTGCCGCCGGACCTGCGTCCGTTGGTGCCGCTGGACGGCGGCCGTTTTGCCACCTCCGACCTGAACGACCTCTACCGCCGTGTCATCAACCGCAACAACCGCCTCGCGCGTCTGTTGGAGCTGAAGGCGCCGGAAATCATCGTCCGCAACGAAAAGCGGATGCTGCAAGAGGCGGTGGACTCGCTGCTGGACAACGGCCGTCGCGGCAAGGCGATGACCGGTGCCAACAAGCGCGCCCTCAAGTCGCTGGCCGACATGATCAAGGGCAAGTCGGGTCGCTTCCGCCAGAACCTGCTGGGCAAGCGCGTCGACTACTCGGGCCGTTCGGTCATCGTGGTCGGCCCGACGCTCAAGCTCCACCAGTGCGGCCTGCCGAAGCTGATGGCGCTCGAGCTGTTCAAGCCCTTCATCTTCTCGCGCCTGGAAGCCATGGGCATCGCCACCACCATCAAGGCGGCGAAGAAGGAAGTGGAATCGGGCACCCCGGTGGTCTGGGACATCCTTGAAGAAGTCATCAAGGAACACCCGGTCATGCTGAACCGCGCGCCGACGCTGCACCGCCTGGGCATTCAAGCCTTTGAGCCGGTGCTGATCGAAGGCAAGGCCATCCAGCTGCACCCGCTCGTCTGCGCGGCGTTCAACGCCGACTTCGACGGTGACCAGATGGCCGTCCACGTGCCGCTGTCGATCGAAGCGCAGATGGAAGCCCGCACGCTGATGCTGGCCTCCAACAACGTGCTGTTCCCGGCCAACGGCGAACCGTCGATCGTGCCGTCGCAAGACGTGGTGCTGGGCCTGTACTACGCCACCCGCGAGCGCATCAATGGCAAGGGCGAAGGCATCATCTTCTCCGACGTCGTCGAAGTGCAGCGTGCACTCGACAACGGCCAGGTCGAGATCACCGCCAAGATCAGCGTGCGCCTGACCGAGTGGGTCAAGAACAAGGCCACGGGCGAGTTCACGCCCGAGACCAAGCTCGTCGACACCACGGTGGGCCGTGCGCTGCTGTCCGAGATCCTGCCCAAGGGCCTGCCGTTCTCGAACATCAACAAGGCGCTGAAGAAGAAGGAAATCTCGCGACTGATCAACACCTCGTTCCGCAAGTGCGGTCTGAAGGAAACGGTCGTCTTCGCCGACAAGCTGCTGCAGTCGGGCTTCCGCCTGGCCACGCGCGCGGGCATCTCGATCGCGATCGACGACATGCTGGTGCCGAAGGAAAAGCACACGCTGATCGAGCGCGCCGAGAAGGAAGTCAAGGAGATCGAGCAGCAGTACGTCTCGGGTCTCGTGACCGCCGGCGAGCGCTACAACAAGGTGGTCGACATCTGGGGCAAGACCGGCGACGAAGTCGGCAAGGTCATGATGTCGCAGCTGTCGAAGCAGAAGACCACCGACCGCCACGGCAAGCAGGTGGACCAGGAGTCGTTCAACTCCATCTACATGATGGCCGACTCGGGTGCTCGTGGCTCTGCCGCGCAGATCCGCCAGCTGGCCGGCATGCGCGGCCTGATGGCCAAGCCAGACGGCTCGATCATCGAGACGCCCATCACGGCGAACTTCCGTGAAGGCCTGAACGTGTTGCAGTACTTCATCTCCACCCACGGCGCTCGTAAGGGCCTGGCGGACACGGCGCTGAAGACCGCGAACTCGGGCTACCTGACCCGCCGTCTCGTCGACGTGACGCAGGACCTGGTGGTCACCGAAGACGACTGCGGCACGCAGAACGGCATGAACATGCGCGCGCTGGTCGAAGGCGGTGAAGTCATCGAATCGCTGCGCGACCGCGTGCTCGGCCGTGTGACCGCGATCGAAGTGCAGCACCCCGAAACCAGCGCCCAGCTGGTCGAGCCCGGCCGCATGCTGGACGAAGACACGCTGGACGAGCTGGAAGCGGCCGGTGTCGACGAGATCAAGGTCCGCACCGCGCTGACCTGCGACACGCGCTTCGGCCTGTGCGCCAAGTGCTATGGCCGCGACCTCGGCCGTGGTGGCGTGGTCAACCGCGGCGAGGCCGTCGGTGTGATCGCCGCCCAGTCGATCGGCGAACCCGGCACGCAGCTGACGATGCGCACCTTCCACATCGGTGGTGCGGCGTCGCGTGCGGCGGTGGCCTCGAGCGTGGACGCGAAGTCGGACGGCAACGTCGGCTTCAACGCCACGATGCGCTACGTGACCAACGGCAAGGGCGACCTGGTGGTGATCTCGCGTTCCGGCGAAATCATCATCTCCGACCAGCATGGCCGCGAGCGCGAGCGCCACAAGGTGCCGTACGGCGCGGTGCTCAACATCAAGCCGGACCAGGCCATCAAGGCCGGCACGGTGCTCGCCAACTGGGACCCGCTGACCCGACCCATCATCACGGAATTCGCCGGCAAGGCGAAGTTCGAGAACGTGGAAGAGGGCGTGACGGTGGCCAAGCAGGTCGACGAGATCACGGGTCTGTCGACCCTGGTCGTGATCGACCCGAAGCGCCGTGGCTCGACCAAGGTCGTGCGTCCGCAGGTCAAGCTGCTCGACGTGTCCGGCAACGAGGTGAAGATCCCTGGCACCGACCACTCGGTGACCATCGGCTTCCAGGTTGGCGCGCTGATCCAGATCCGCGACGGTCAAGACCTCGCTCCGGGTGAAGTGCTTGCCCGTATCCCGGTCGAAGGCCAGAAGACCCGCGACATCACCGGCGGTCTGCCGCGTGTGGCCGAGCTCTTCGAAGCCCGCACCCCGAAGGACAAGGGCACGCTGGCCGAGATCACCGGCACCGTGTCGTTCGGCAAGGAGACCAAGGGCAAGGTTCGCCTGCAGATCACCGACCCGGAAGGCAAGGTGTTCGAGGAACTCGTGCCGAAGGAAAAGAACATCCTCGTGCACGAAGGCCAGGTGGTGAACAAGGGCGAGTCGATCGTCGACGGTCCGGCCGACCCGCAGGACATCCTGCGCCTGCTGGGCATCGAGGAACTGGCGCGCTACATCGTCGACGAAGTGCAGGACGTCTACCGCCTGCAGGGCGTGAAGATCAACGACAAGCACATCGAGGTGATCGTTCGCCAGATGCTGCGCCGCGTGCAGATCGTCAACCCGGGCGACAGCCACTACATCGCCAACGAGCAGGTCGAGCGTTCGGAGCTGCTGGACACCAACGACCGCCTGCGCGCAGAAGGCAAGCAGATCGCCACGCACGCCGACGTGCTGCTGGGCATCACCAAGGCCTCGCTGTCGACCGACTCGTTCATCTCGGCCGCGTCCTTCCAGGAAACGACCCGTGTGCTCACCGAGGCTGCCATCATGGGCAAGCGCGACGAGCTGCGTGGCCTGAAGGAAAACGTCATCGTCGGTCGTCTGATCCCGGCCGGCACCGGCATGGCCTTCCACGAGGCCCGCAAGGTGAAGGAAGAGCTGGACGACGCCGAGCGCCGTGCGATCGCGCTGGAAGAAGCGGCGGAAGAAATGTCGGCGGTGGACGAGGCGGCTGCGGCCGCTCCGGCTGCCGGCGGCGAAGCTTCCGAGTAA
- the rpsL gene encoding 30S ribosomal protein S12: MPTINQLVRKGRETEATKSKSPAMQGGPQRRGVCTRVYTTTPKKPNSALRKVAKVRLTNGFEVISYIGGEGHNLQEHSVVLVRGGRVKDLPGVRYHIVRGSLDLQGVKDRKQARSKYGAKRPKKA; this comes from the coding sequence ATGCCAACCATCAACCAACTCGTGCGCAAGGGTCGTGAGACCGAAGCCACGAAGTCCAAGTCGCCTGCGATGCAGGGCGGCCCCCAGCGCCGTGGCGTTTGCACGCGTGTGTACACCACGACGCCGAAGAAGCCGAATTCGGCCCTTCGTAAAGTCGCCAAGGTGCGCCTGACCAACGGTTTCGAGGTCATCTCGTACATCGGCGGTGAAGGCCACAACCTGCAGGAGCACAGCGTCGTGCTCGTGCGCGGCGGTCGTGTGAAGGACCTCCCTGGTGTGCGTTACCACATCGTCCGTGGCTCGCTCGACCTGCAAGGCGTGAAAGACCGCAAGCAGGCTCGTTCGAAGTACGGTGCGAAGCGCCCGAAGAAGGCCTGA
- the rpsG gene encoding 30S ribosomal protein S7 has protein sequence MPRRREVPKRDILPDPKFNSVELSKFMNVIMESGKKAVAERIIYGALDQVEKKSGKDPLEIFNVALNNIKPMVEVKSRRVGGANYQVPVEVRPVRRVALAMRWLKESARKRGEKSMAQRLANELLEAVEGRGGAMKKRDEVHRMAEANKAFSHFRF, from the coding sequence ATGCCTCGTCGTCGCGAAGTCCCCAAACGGGACATCCTCCCCGATCCGAAGTTCAACTCGGTCGAGCTCTCCAAGTTCATGAACGTGATCATGGAGTCCGGCAAGAAGGCCGTGGCCGAACGCATCATTTACGGTGCCCTCGACCAGGTCGAGAAGAAGTCGGGCAAGGATCCACTCGAGATCTTCAACGTCGCGCTGAACAACATCAAGCCGATGGTCGAAGTGAAGTCACGCCGCGTGGGCGGTGCGAACTACCAAGTTCCCGTGGAAGTTCGCCCCGTGCGCCGCGTGGCCCTGGCCATGCGCTGGTTGAAGGAATCGGCGCGCAAGCGTGGTGAGAAGTCGATGGCCCAGCGCCTCGCCAACGAGCTGCTCGAGGCCGTCGAAGGCCGCGGCGGCGCGATGAAGAAGCGCGACGAAGTGCACCGCATGGCAGAAGCCAACAAGGCGTTCTCCCACTTCCGCTTCTAA
- a CDS encoding PIN domain-containing protein: MLDTNVVLDWLVFRNPEGRALFDAIEQGRLRWIVTEPMHDELLHVLGRGVAAAYRPDLAMIGESWRRLSEIASIPVLQDEATRLRCTDTDDQKFVDLALARARWLVSRDRAVLKLARRAGRLGLQVIPPGRWRLE; this comes from the coding sequence GTGCTGGACACCAACGTGGTCCTGGACTGGCTGGTGTTCCGCAACCCTGAAGGCCGGGCCCTCTTTGACGCCATCGAACAGGGCCGGCTGCGCTGGATCGTGACCGAGCCGATGCACGATGAACTGCTGCACGTGCTGGGCCGAGGCGTTGCCGCCGCATACCGCCCCGACCTGGCCATGATTGGCGAAAGTTGGCGCCGGCTCTCGGAAATTGCCTCAATCCCCGTGCTCCAAGACGAGGCGACGCGCCTGCGTTGCACCGACACCGACGACCAGAAGTTCGTCGACCTGGCCCTGGCACGGGCCCGCTGGCTGGTCAGTCGCGACCGGGCGGTGCTCAAGCTCGCCCGCCGCGCGGGCCGCCTCGGTCTCCAGGTGATCCCCCCGGGCCGCTGGCGGCTGGAATGA
- the rpoB gene encoding DNA-directed RNA polymerase subunit beta, with protein sequence MAQQATPYSYTERKRIRKSFGKRESVLNVPYLLTMQKESYVAFLQKDVPPQKRKPEGLQAAFLSAFPIVSHNGFVEMKFIEYNMAKPAFDTRECQQRGLTYAAAVRAKLQMIIYDREAAQPKTVKEIKEQEVYMGEVPLMTDYGSFIVNGTERVIVSQLHRSPGVFFEHDKGKTHSSGKLLFSARIIPYRGSWLDFEFDPKDILYFRVDRRRKMPVTILLKAIGLNPESILANFFVFDNFRLMDSGAQLEFVADRLRGEIARFDITDKNGNVVVEKDKRITARHTRTLEQTETQFISVPEDYLVGRVLARNMVDPETGEIIAKANDELTESLLKKLRAAGVKELQALYTNELDEGAYISQTLAADETADQLAARVAIYRMMRPGEPPTEDAVEALFNRLFYNADTYDLSRVGRMKFNARVMRDSAEGPMTLSNDDILDVVKILVELRNGRGQVDDIDHLGNRRVRCVGELAENQYRSGLARIEKAVKERLGQAETEALMPHDLINSKPISAALKEFFGASQLSQFMDQTNPLSEITHKRRVSALGPGGLTRERAGFEVRDVHVTHYGRVCPIETPEGPNIGLINSLALYAQLNEYGFLETPYRRVADGKVTDQIDYLSAIEEGKYVIAQANATLDKEGKLIDELVSARDNGESILTSPERIQYMDVAPTQIVSVAASLVPFLEHDDANRALMGANMQRQAVPVLRPEKAFVGTGVERVAAKDSGTVVAARRGGVVDYVDTNRIVIRVNDTETVAGEVGVDIYNLIKYQRSNQNTNIHQRPIVKRGDVVSAEDIIADGASTDIGELALGQNMLVAFMPWNGYNFEDSILISERVVADDRYTSIHIEELVVMARDTKLGAEEITRDIPNLSEQQLARLDESGIVYVGAEVNPGDTLVGKVTPKGETTLTPEEKLLRAIFGEKASDVKDTSLRVDQGTSGTVIDVQVFTREGIQRDKRAQQIIDDELKRYRLDLNDQLRIVEADAFDRIEKLLVGKVANGGPQKIAKGTSITKDYLATVEKYHWFDIRPADEDLANQLESIKNSLEQTRHSFDLAFEEKRKKLTQGDELPAGVLKMVKVYLAVKRRLQPGDKMAGRHGNKGVVSKITPVEDMPYMADGTPCDIVLNPLGVPSRMNVGQVLEVHLGWAGKGIGQRLGDMLQQQAKVAELRKFLDELYNKSGGKTEKLDHLSDGEILEMAQNLSKGVPFATPVFDGATEDEIRGMLKLAYPDDIAKAKGLTESRTQATLYDGRTGESFERPVTVGYMHVLKLHHLVDDKMHARSTGPYSLVTQQPLGGKAQFGGQRFGEMEVWALEAYGASYVLQEMLTVKSDDVNGRTKVYESIVKGEHAIEAGMPESFNVLVKEIRSLGIDMELERN encoded by the coding sequence ATGGCGCAACAAGCAACCCCGTACAGCTACACCGAGCGCAAGCGTATCCGCAAGAGCTTCGGCAAGCGTGAGAGTGTCCTCAACGTCCCCTACCTGCTCACCATGCAGAAGGAGTCGTACGTCGCCTTCCTGCAGAAGGACGTCCCACCGCAGAAACGCAAACCAGAAGGTCTGCAGGCGGCTTTCCTCTCCGCTTTCCCGATCGTGTCGCACAACGGGTTTGTGGAGATGAAGTTCATCGAATACAACATGGCCAAGCCCGCGTTCGACACGCGTGAATGCCAGCAGCGCGGCCTGACGTATGCCGCAGCTGTGCGCGCCAAGTTGCAGATGATCATCTATGACCGTGAAGCGGCCCAGCCCAAGACGGTCAAGGAAATCAAGGAGCAAGAGGTCTACATGGGCGAAGTGCCGCTCATGACGGACTACGGCTCGTTCATCGTCAACGGCACCGAGCGCGTGATCGTGTCTCAGCTGCACCGTTCGCCGGGCGTGTTCTTCGAGCACGACAAGGGCAAGACGCATTCGAGCGGCAAGCTGCTGTTCTCGGCCCGCATCATTCCGTACCGCGGCTCGTGGCTCGACTTCGAATTCGACCCGAAGGACATCCTGTACTTCCGTGTCGACCGTCGCCGCAAGATGCCGGTCACGATCCTGCTGAAGGCCATCGGCCTGAACCCGGAATCGATCCTGGCCAACTTCTTCGTCTTCGACAACTTCCGCCTGATGGACTCGGGCGCGCAGCTCGAATTCGTGGCCGACCGCCTGCGTGGCGAGATCGCCCGCTTCGACATCACCGACAAGAACGGCAATGTCGTGGTCGAGAAGGACAAGCGCATCACCGCGCGCCACACCCGCACCCTCGAGCAGACCGAGACCCAGTTCATCAGCGTGCCTGAGGACTACCTCGTCGGCCGCGTGCTGGCCCGCAACATGGTCGACCCCGAGACGGGCGAGATCATCGCCAAGGCCAACGACGAGCTGACCGAGTCGCTGCTGAAGAAGCTGCGTGCCGCCGGCGTGAAGGAGCTGCAAGCCCTCTACACCAACGAGCTGGACGAAGGCGCCTACATCAGCCAGACCCTGGCCGCCGACGAAACTGCCGACCAGCTGGCTGCGCGCGTGGCCATCTACCGCATGATGCGCCCCGGCGAGCCGCCGACGGAAGACGCGGTCGAAGCTCTCTTCAACCGCCTCTTCTACAACGCCGACACGTACGACCTGTCGCGCGTGGGCCGCATGAAGTTCAACGCCCGCGTGATGCGTGATTCGGCCGAAGGCCCGATGACGCTCAGCAACGACGACATCCTCGACGTGGTGAAGATCCTCGTCGAGCTGCGCAACGGCCGTGGTCAGGTCGACGACATCGACCACCTGGGCAACCGCCGTGTGCGCTGCGTGGGCGAGCTGGCCGAGAACCAGTACCGCTCGGGCCTCGCCCGCATCGAGAAGGCCGTGAAGGAGCGTCTGGGCCAGGCCGAAACCGAAGCCCTGATGCCGCACGACCTGATCAACTCCAAGCCGATCTCCGCGGCCCTGAAGGAGTTCTTCGGTGCGTCGCAGCTGTCGCAGTTCATGGACCAGACCAACCCGCTCTCCGAGATCACGCACAAGCGCCGTGTCTCGGCCCTGGGCCCGGGCGGTCTGACCCGCGAGCGTGCCGGCTTCGAAGTGCGCGACGTGCACGTCACCCACTACGGCCGTGTCTGCCCGATCGAAACGCCGGAAGGCCCGAACATCGGCCTGATCAACTCGCTGGCCCTGTACGCGCAGCTCAACGAATACGGCTTCCTCGAGACGCCGTACCGCCGCGTGGCCGATGGCAAGGTGACCGACCAGATCGACTACCTGTCGGCCATCGAAGAAGGCAAGTACGTGATCGCCCAGGCGAACGCGACGCTCGACAAGGAAGGCAAGCTGATCGACGAGCTGGTCTCGGCCCGTGACAACGGCGAATCCATCCTGACCTCGCCGGAACGCATCCAGTACATGGACGTGGCGCCGACGCAGATCGTGTCGGTGGCGGCCTCGCTCGTGCCCTTCCTCGAGCACGACGATGCGAACCGCGCACTGATGGGCGCCAACATGCAGCGCCAGGCCGTGCCGGTGCTGCGCCCCGAGAAGGCCTTCGTCGGTACCGGTGTCGAACGTGTGGCCGCGAAGGACTCGGGCACCGTCGTCGCGGCGCGCCGCGGTGGCGTGGTGGACTACGTCGACACCAACCGCATCGTGATCCGCGTCAACGACACGGAAACGGTGGCCGGTGAAGTCGGCGTCGACATCTACAACCTGATCAAGTACCAGCGTTCCAACCAGAACACCAACATCCACCAGCGCCCGATCGTGAAGCGCGGTGACGTGGTGTCGGCCGAAGACATCATCGCCGACGGTGCCTCCACCGACATCGGCGAGCTGGCCCTCGGCCAGAACATGCTGGTCGCGTTTATGCCCTGGAACGGCTACAACTTCGAGGACTCGATCCTCATCAGCGAACGTGTCGTCGCCGACGACCGCTACACCTCGATCCACATCGAGGAACTGGTGGTCATGGCGCGTGACACCAAGCTGGGCGCGGAGGAAATCACCCGCGACATCCCGAACCTGTCGGAGCAGCAACTCGCTCGCCTCGACGAGTCGGGCATCGTCTACGTGGGTGCCGAGGTGAACCCGGGCGACACGCTGGTTGGCAAGGTCACGCCCAAGGGCGAAACCACGCTGACGCCTGAAGAGAAGCTGCTGCGCGCCATCTTCGGCGAGAAGGCTTCGGACGTGAAGGACACCTCGCTGCGTGTCGACCAGGGCACGAGCGGCACGGTCATCGACGTGCAGGTCTTCACCCGTGAAGGCATCCAGCGCGACAAGCGTGCCCAGCAGATCATCGACGACGAGCTGAAGCGCTACCGCCTGGACCTGAACGACCAGCTGCGCATCGTGGAAGCCGACGCCTTCGACCGGATCGAGAAGCTCCTGGTCGGCAAGGTCGCCAACGGTGGCCCGCAGAAGATCGCCAAGGGCACGAGCATCACCAAGGACTACCTCGCGACCGTCGAGAAGTACCACTGGTTCGACATCCGCCCGGCGGACGAAGACCTGGCCAACCAGCTCGAGTCGATCAAGAACTCGCTCGAGCAGACCCGCCACAGCTTCGACCTCGCCTTCGAAGAGAAGCGCAAGAAGCTGACGCAGGGCGACGAGCTGCCGGCCGGCGTGCTGAAGATGGTGAAGGTGTACCTCGCCGTCAAGCGCCGCCTGCAGCCTGGCGACAAGATGGCTGGCCGTCACGGCAACAAGGGTGTGGTCTCGAAGATCACCCCGGTCGAAGACATGCCCTACATGGCCGACGGCACGCCGTGCGACATCGTGCTCAACCCGCTGGGCGTGCCCTCGCGGATGAACGTGGGTCAGGTGCTGGAAGTGCACTTGGGCTGGGCCGGCAAGGGCATCGGCCAGCGCCTGGGCGACATGCTGCAGCAGCAGGCCAAGGTGGCCGAGCTGCGCAAGTTCCTCGACGAGCTGTACAACAAGTCGGGCGGCAAGACCGAGAAGCTGGACCACCTGTCCGACGGTGAAATCCTCGAGATGGCGCAGAACCTGAGCAAGGGCGTGCCGTTCGCGACGCCGGTGTTCGATGGCGCCACCGAAGACGAGATCCGCGGCATGCTCAAGCTCGCCTACCCGGACGACATCGCGAAGGCCAAGGGCCTGACCGAGAGCCGCACGCAGGCGACGCTGTACGACGGCCGCACCGGCGAGAGCTTCGAGCGCCCGGTCACCGTCGGCTACATGCACGTGCTGAAGCTGCACCACCTGGTCGACGACAAGATGCACGCCCGCTCCACCGGCCCGTACTCGCTCGTCACCCAGCAGCCGCTGGGCGGCAAGGCGCAGTTCGGCGGCCAGCGCTTCGGCGAAATGGAAGTGTGGGCACTGGAAGCCTACGGTGCCAGCTACGTGCTGCAGGAGATGCTGACCGTGAAGTCCGACGACGTGAATGGCCGTACCAAGGTGTACGAGAGCATCGTCAAGGGCGAGCACGCGATCGAGGCCGGCATGCCGGAATCGTTCAACGTGCTGGTCAAGGAGATCCGTTCGCTCGGGATCGACATGGAACTCGAGCGTAACTAA